gcctcTCTGGCAATGTCCACTGGTCCAACACCTGCTACTCTGAAGAGACTGTGTGAGGGAGTTGCTGtgacatgtgtgtttgtatagttGTATTCTGTGAGCATTTGTTAAatgattacaaaaataaaatgagtttCATCCACTCTAGACATTTGTCCTGCTTGTTGTTGCATGTGTGTAAGCCTGTGTTGTTTGATGTGTTTATCTCTTACTTCCCCGTCTGTGAGTGTTTATGTCAGTTTGTTGTACTGTTGTTAGCTCGACATACAGCCAGACGCGTGGATTAGAGTTAGAGTTAGGCTGCTCGTCTTCTATTCTGAGATCCCCCAGAAGGAGAAGCCTGTTAATTTAGCTGCTATAAATACAGGACCTCCTCGTAGCGGGTCACTCTAAGACCCGCTGCACAGAACTGGACTGTGGTGACAGCTcctttactctgtgtgtgtgtgtgtgtgtgtgtgtgtgtgtgtgtgtgtgtgtgtgtgtgtgtgtgcattccttCAAAGCTGGCTGGCTAGCCTCCGGCTCAGTGGTGCATGGAGCATGGTTTGCAGTGCCACCATTGACAAGGACATTTGGACACAGCCTGAGCTGGGCTTTCTCTCGTCTCTCTTTATCCTAGTTTAAATTTCTTTTCATCCCCTTCTTTGTTTATCACTTACAACTAATGGTTTTGTTCTGATCGAATAATATATCAATACTTATTTCAACAAACCGGTTAACGGCTTGATctataaaaagaccaaaacaatgatgaATTTCCATCAAGTCCAAAGTGGTGTATTCAAATAAACAGCAAATcttgacatttgagaagcatTTTTCTACAAATGTAAAGTATTTGATGTTTTGGTGAATTCCTTTTGAACTGGGTGATTAACTGATAAAGTTGTcatcaatcaactaatcgacTTAGCAAatcattgtttcagctctgaatATTGTCTGTCTTCCCTAGAATTAGAACTTTAGTATTAAGGATGTAGATTCtacaaacagcagacaacatGTTTGTTGTCTGGGTGCAGGAGTTTCAAACCTTGTGCTCATCATTGTTGATCATGTTGATGATCAAGGAAATATGCATGTGTTACTCTCTTGCTCTGTTTTAAGGATTTCTCTTAAATGATCAGTTCGGTAGGCCTATTCActgcatgaaaaataaaaacaaatggaggCTTGGATATgcattttccttctctcttttactCCCATTCTCAGTTAAAATGACACTtggaagaaagaaaaccaacccagtcaattaatcaactcTCATAAACAAACACTTGACCTCCAAAATTGAATTCTCCACTTTTACCTTGCAGACATCCAGTAGTTAACTGATATCTATGTTTATACTGTTGCTGTAATTTGGTCTCCTTTCTTTCAGTCAAGAGTACTATAATTGCTTTTCAGTCAGTGAAAGTGTTTATTTAATGACAGGCTTACTTGTGTAGCTACATTGTGTTCAACATCCACGGTGTAGATTTTACACGACTCTAGACTGATCATTATCTTCATCAGCATAAATACACTCAGTCATGCTCACATTTTGTCTGATAATTCTTCGCTCTGGCAGTGTTTCTGAGGAGAAATCTCCTAGTAATCACCGCTGTCCTTTTTAATGTTATACCATGTAATTATAGTAAGTGATACTGTAATGTATGTCAGACTATTACtgactgttttaatgttttggtgGTTTGGTTTAGAGAGAGAGTAGTTGGATCTTATGTGTGATTTACAGCTGTTATTGTAGCTTTCACTACCACGCAGAGCAAGTGTGTTCTATCCCAAGAAGCAAGTTAGTTTTTCCAATATAGTGGTTAATCAGAAACCTCATTTTGAAGTGCACTGAGGCCAAGAGAGAGTCTGTGTCCAAATGTGGACCTTTTATGTCCAAACCGCATTTGTTCCTCTCCAACTGTGTCTCTGTTGAACAAAGTGTGGCACTCAAGCTAACACAGAGACAGgtagaaaagagaaacaggatgtggagaagcagaaagaaaagcCAATTGAGGACAGTGAAGCGGAACGGATGGAGTGTGAGAGAAGGTAGAAGAAAATGAgcagtgaaaatataaaagctTAAATCAAAAGGATAAAAAATTCATAAGAATCAGgcggagagagaaggaagataaattaaaaatatctgagtagaggaggagaaggtgCATTTATCAGGCTGAGAGAGGGGTGGGAAAAGAAGGGCAAAGGCAGCATTAGAGATTATTTGAGGGGAGAGTGTGAGCTTGTTACGGTATCGCTGAAGAggacgagcacacacacacacgctttcacatacacataatcCTGCAGTCGGCCTGCAGTCGGCCAGCTGTTGCACGACATTCGTTCATCTATTATAAGCACAAAGTAAATGTTTTCCTAATTTGTTTAACCAGTTTTTTAAAGGTGGCCTCACTGATCGATATTCCCTGGATTGAAGCAATTCATGTGCAAATGCATGATTCAACGGTGTTTTAGCTTGAAAAAGAGCACTGGCACTAACACTCAAGGTCAGCCCGGCTTTGCTTTTGCTTGGTCTTTGTTTGATTCATTTgtgctctctcctccctctcacctCATATGTTAGTTCTTTCCCTCACTGTCTACTGTTTTAAGTTCATGCATACAGTAATTTTGCACTGCTGACAGAGTGAAGAGGGGCTTAGAGATTTGTTTAAACTCTGGACAGCATCACCAGAGGCAGAGCTAAACAGTTTAGGATTGAGGAACCTTTACTGTCTACATGTGTTTGCgtttgtgaatgtgtctgcatgtgttcacaatgtgtgtgtgtgtgtgtgtgtgtgtgtacagagtctTTTTTAATCACATGAAGGATGGCTTTCTTGCCCCAGATAAGTCGAATTTAGTTCGACCTGGCTtaaattctgtttttccttAGAGAAAGTAGCTTGAGGAAAGGGACAGTGGCTAGAAATGgctaagtgtgtatgtgtgcatttgtgtgtctggGGTCTCTCAATTGGGCTACATTCCTTATTGTCCCACTTGAGATGTGCTGGttcctctgtgtgtgggtgtgttgtgAATAAGTTTGCACTAAATGATTCAGCATCTATGTGTCTGCTCAGCGGGGGGTGGGCTTGTCGGTAAGAGGGCAAAAGGCCATGTGTTTGAATATTGTCCATGccaccactcacacacacacacacacacacacaccactgaacACAGACTCCTGAGTGCTTTCAGAAACACACCTCACTAATGTATCCACAAGAGACATTTAATCTACTGCAGACATAGACTTTCTTAATGTCTTCTTTTCTCCTATTCTGTTAGAGAAGTCATGCCCATTCTTTACATCCCTCAATTCGCCCCTTTCACTTTTTTAATAATGTCTTCCTCCATTTGCCACAGACAAGATTCTTTCAGATGTGTCATTATATGTAATTTCCCTTacaatctctttttttcccttctccccCTCCACCATCCCTTGTCCTTGCAGGACAGCGACATCCAGAAGAAGATTGACCATGAGATCCGAATGCGAGATGGGGCCTGCAAGCTGCTGGCCGCCTGCTCCCAGAAAGACCAGGCGTTAGAGGCGGCGAAGAGCCTGCAGACCTGTAGCACTCGTATCATGGCCTACATGTCAGAGTTGCAGAGGATGAAGGAGGCTCAGGTAATGCAGAAGGTCACGCGGAGGTCGTCGGATGCAGGGCCGATGGAGGACAGACTCCCGTGCAAAGGAAAAGTAGCCATCTCAGGCAAGTAAAACCttgtctggatgtgtgtgttttgtaggaGTATGTTTTACTCTCTTCTTATTGACTGAGGTGAATGTGGTGACTTGCATATGCTGCCCATTGCAATGAGAGGGCAGTCAGATGAATGATTATAGAGCTACTCTGTTTGTATCGCTGACACACTGCAGAGAGATAATTCACACTAGGGAGAAAGACAACAGGGgtgaaaggttttttttcttcttagaACATGATGacaaggtaaaaaataaatattaatgagaTGTGAGACTGGGAGCgcgtgcatgtgtttgtgggtgGAGGTTCATGGGGGCGCTGCTGTATgtctggtacacacacacacacacacacacacacacacacacacacacacgtacagtcAGTAATTAGCTGTGGCTACTTTAGCCAGTGTCTGAAAGCAGCATGGGTAGGGAGGCACACATACAGATAGACACGTATCAGTTAGACAGTAAGGGtgattaacatttttgtgatcTAATCCCTTATCTGTTGTCATTTCAGATCTTCGGATCCCTCTCATGTGGAAAGACACAGAGTACTTCAAGAACAAAGGAGGTGAGGAGCcacctctgtatgtgtgtgaagaagTTCATTGATGGGTTATTAATGATTTATGCCTGTAGAATTTATTAATGATTTGCCTCTGATGGAAGTGGTATGTGGCTTCACACACTTCAATTCAAAGttgttgaatgtgtgtgaaagCTTTGTCTAATCACAGGGGGAGAGCGTGGGATTCCTCATAACTAAAGAACAAAAATTACGTTTTATCATTGGCTAGAGGGTGAAACACTGATGTGgactttttgtttcatatttaaagATATGCTGACCCATGGAACTATGCAGACAGACCATACAGTATTACAGAGTAGAGTAGCACAGTTTCTGGAGCTGATCATTACAGTCTGTTGCAGCTTTATCAGATATCTCTGTATTTTACAGGAACTCATTTTTTTAGACATGAGAAACTCCTGGCAGCACAACCTGACCCACTGTTCAGTCCTGCTGGCTTTGCTTCTTGGCTCTGAGAATCAGCAGCACACAGATGCTGAACTGGGTCATTATTAGTAGGGTAGAGAATACTGGCCTactaataatgaaaacaaatgtcatcTGTTGGGCGTTTAAGGAACTCCCTGAGTCTTTTGTCCTGTGGAATATTACTGTGAACCAGgtcatatttaaatgtttttatggcATTTCAGAATTCAATGGTGCACATATAACAATAGTAATCTTTATATTGACTATTTGCTATCCCACCTCCTCTTGATAGAGTTAGTGTGGGTTAACCCCCGTGCAGTCATTATAACAGTCTCAGTGCTCATTCTCTCCCCTGGCAACTTGAATGGAATTAATCTGCATGACCTGTGCATATAAATGAACTCAAGAGACAGGTAACAAAGCTTAATGAGGCTGTTAGTCAAGGTCATTAAGCACACCGAGACATATAAACTGAGCCCAGGAGGCAAGGAGGAGTAAAGCATGTTCCTCTCTCACTAGTCCAATCATATTTTAGGTGTTTGAGTGTTGAGCTCATACGTGGAATAATAAGTTTGAATATTAAGTGTCAAAGTGCCGTAGACAGGCAAGCACATAATGAGCAGACCACCTCTCTCAGCCTTTTCAGTTCTaactttgaatttgaataagATGTGGCAAAATGATTGGATTTGGTTGtgcagtagaagaagaagaaaaagacacaataGAAGATAGTAGACCATCAGGGGTCACAGTATTTAGATGACAACAATGATACCTAAGGTACTATTTCTTACATACATTTCTCACTGTTATTATGGATATGATGGTGTTGCGTTTCGGCACAGGGGTTCACCTAATTACCCTTAATCATAGTGAAGCATGCCCAAAAAGGGTATTAAAGCTTCTTTACAATGTATGTGTATTCCCTGAGATAGTTCCTTCACAATGTATATAGAAGGCAAGAGTTGTTATCCAGCTCTCTTTGGCTACTGCATCATTAAAGACCATTGTATGTTAGTTTCAACCACAAAACAGCTAACAATGCTTCATAGGCCATTGAGATTGCTGAAATGAAACTAACAACAGTAGAAGTTCTCGTCAGACAGGTAGAGGAGCTGATCTTCTTTCAAACTTTAATTACTCAGGTCATCTGGCCTCAGCACTTTGTTAAAACACTTGCCTACATCTTGGAGGTTGCAGGTGATCCTGTTTTCGAGCTGAAAAAGAGTTTTCAAGTGATGCAGTTGAATGAAAGCTGTTGAGATGCCTCACAAATGTGAAGTTTCacagattatttttctcttttgttctaCCTTTCCACCTTGTCCTTTGTAGAGCTTCATCGGTGTGCAGTGttctgcctgctgcagctgggagGAGAGATCTTTGACACAGACATGGTGATAGTGGACCGGACACTCACCGATATTTGCTTTGACAACACCATCGTATTGTAAGTCATCTGTCTGCCCTATAAACAAACAGCCACGTAAAGAAAAACTCACATACAGTCTGTGAGTAACACTGATATGGCCATGTTCATCATGTGTGTATCCTTTTGCAGTAATGAAGCCAGCCCAGGTTTTGAGCTGCGTGTTGAGCTGTACAGCTGCTGCTCGGAGGATGACTACTCAGCAGGGAGCACGCCAAGGAAACTAGCCAGTAAACTCAGCTCCTCGCTGGGGCGTTCAGCTGGAAAGAAGCTCCGGGCAGCCATGGAGCCTGGACCATGTAGTCCTATTAGCAACGGAGGGGCAGCTCCTCTTCTGCTGCCAGTTCCTTCTGTACCGTGAGTTTAGTTTACAATATTTGCTAGTTTACATTTTATGGCATATAGATATTGAATAGAGGGAGAATAGAGAGCGAAATAACATATATATCAGAGAGTACAGGTAGGCATATTTATGGAGACCATTTTTCACTATAAACATGCATGCTCAAACACAGAATAAATTTCTATCCCTTCTCTTGTGTGTTGACAGGGGCCCTAAGTACCACCTCTTAGCTCATACCACCCTGTCACTGTTACACGTCCAGGACAGCTTTCGCACACATGACCTCACCATCTCAGGCAATGGTGAGTGGCAGCCTTCATCAATCTGTCTCCTCAGcatctttgtcttttctctgccaAATCTGCCATCTGTCTGGTTTTTTTTGTCCTTCTCTCACTCATCGCTGTGTCACTTCTCCTCCCTTGCATTCTAATAATTTCCCTTAaactgagcatgtgtgtgtacacccccccccctcctcctcctcctcctcctcctcctcctcctccccttccttcttccccttcctctctgtcccccCATGTTCTTTGACAGACAGCCATTGTCAAGGTCACAGTAATAACGGCTGTGCCAGTGAGGTGACTGCTGTGTAAAGCTGCAATAATGTGGGCTAACAAGGGCCCAGAACCTCAGACAGACAGGCCCCTGGTGTTTTATTCATTGGCCCTTCAGTCTGCTGTAAAGTTTAATTGCTGTACTTCATGACAGTCCCGGCAGCTGCCAGTATTTTACACTCCTGTGCCTTGTTTGTATGTTAAAGGGGGCAGTATGACATGGGGaagaagtgtgtttgtgtgtgaattgaATGTCATGTAGGAATATTCTTATTTATTAATGGTGTTTATTTTTgctcatccatctctctctccctgtagaAGAGTGTTCTTATTGGCTGCCGCTCTATGGCAGTATGTGTTGCCGCCTTGCAGCTCAGCCGCACTGTATGACCCAACAGATGATGAGTGGATGTTTGAAAGTTAAGGTAAgttggcaggtgtgtgtgagacactATTCCCCTCACGGTTTCCATagttttttggcttttttcctGGTTTATTTATGTCCTTTTCGCCTCCTccacttccctcctctccttcttatGTTGCCatctctttttgtgtttttttccctgtcaTATACTCCACACTTAACTGATCTTTTTCTCTATCTCGCAGCAGTTGGGAGGTGACCATCAGAGTTGGACAAAAGTGCACGGTGTTCTAAAAGGAACAAGCCTTTTCTGCTACCACCAGCCAGAAGATGTGGAGGCTAACGTTGAGCCAGCTTTCACCATTGCCATCAACAAGGTCAGCAAAGGAATCACATAAAAATAGAGAAACTATCTGGAATTGAGTAAAACACTTCGTCTCCAGAAGTTGAGCCGACCTTAAAGAACCCATACAGTTGTGTTGTTTCTGGTTATGCCTAAGGCATTGGTAGCTTAGATAAGGAATTGGGCTTGTGGATTGCTGCCAGTTTGAATCTCGAGCCAAGTGGTAGACTCTGAGccaaaaaagtaaataagaaaaaagttCTTCTCTCAGTAAATACTATTAaggtgtccttgagcaagacacttaGCCCTCAGTTGCCCCAGTAGAGCTGCCCAGAAGCCAAGAGTAGAAAAATGTGGTTCTGTTGCTCAGCTTTCAGGTGTAACTGTAAATGTTCAGCAAGGCTAGAAAAAAGCAGGCATGTCTGGATAAAAAGCTTTATAGATTTCGAATTGTAATCTGTTCAGTATCTTCTCAAGTCTTTGCAAACACAATAGAACACAGCAGTCAGCCCCATCCAATCAGGAATCATATTTCTCTCATCCCTCCATTTTTCTAGGCACCAAAGTGAAGaacagtcagtcagccagtcaggtTCTTGATCATCTTATTTCCTGTGTCTGCGTCTGAGGGTTTACGCCTGTGGGGCTTCTCATTCCTTCCACAGTGACTCATTCAGTCTTTTGTAGCCTCTGACCCTGATCTCACAGTTGACCTAAAGCCAAGTCAGTAAGAGCAGATCAGGTCTGTATGGTCTTTTGTTAGTCAGTTGTCTGGCTCTGCTAAAGAAGAAGGAGCGCAGTGTGACGAATGGAACaacactgccatctagtggtcatAAACAACCTAGACATATTTGGAGTAGAATGAGGAGGTGGGAATTGGGAGTCTGTACCTTTTGTTGGATAATTGCTGAAGGGAAATGGCTTGGAAGAGGACTAATTAGTGGCTTTATTAGTGAGGGCTTATTTTCACTGGGGACTCAAAATTACAATTGCCATAATGATCACTTGTTGCAGCACATAATTTTGTTTATTCAGGAGTACTGGCATTCATTCCTGATTGTAGTTATTTTGTGGCAGATGATTGTATTCTTTGTCACTCCCGTGTTTCAGGAGACCAGAATACGTGCATCAGAGAAAGACCCTCACAGTAAAGTTCAGAATATCTGTATCAGTAACCAGTACGGAGGTGaggaggtcacacacacactgacaacagaCAGCCGCGAGGACACACACCGGTGGATGGAGGCCTTTTGGCAACATTTCTATGACATGAGTAAGTACTTGCTATGCTgtaacaggaagtgtgtgtaatatacatatatatagtatatatatatatatatatatatatatatatatatatatagtatcaTAGCTGCTTCCATTTCAAGGACATATACTTCTATATTCTATACAGGCCAATGGAAGCAGTGCTGTGATGACTTAATGAAAATTGAACTGCCATCGCCAAGGAAGCCGGCTCCTGTCACACCAAAACAAGGCTCACTCTATCACGAAATGGGTAAGACCCTGATTATATCACTGTGGATATgtaatcaaaaacatatttgatcACTTTTAGCGgaaaagataaaagagaaaGCAGGGAAAGAAAGTGCCTGCATtgcatgtgactgtgtgtagCTTTAATTCCTCGGGTCCATGTGCATGAGAGATGCTGTCGCAATTAAATTTTCCTCTCCGATATCTCAAACTCACGCTGCTTTACTTCTCTGTACCGTAGATAGAATGGGTCTTATCTCTGACACGCTGACTCACTctctgtcctttgtttctctgtctctctttgtcctttTCAATTTTCCTTGTGTGTCCTGAATCCATCACTCCTTGGCTTTGTCTCTTTTGTCCTTCTTTATTATTTCCTTGTGTcctcattcattattcatgatCAACGCCACATTGTTCACCTTTCGCCATTAATTTTTAACGGGTGAATTATCTTTATCCTTGAACAAATCTTTTTTGTTCTCTCATCACGCCTTCACATTCATTTCCGTCATAAACACGCATCAACCCTTACCGATTTCTGTCATGACcatcaaaacacataaaaactcCACCTGTTGCacacctcctctccactccaccCCTTCTCTCTCGCCAACCTCCCTCTCGGTTTTCATAACCCCCCTGGCAGCCCCTCTTGCCACACCCTCCTGTGAGGGTCTTCTGCTGCAGGATAACGCTGTGTCTGCTGAGATTCGTGCTCTGCTCTCGTCCTATTACAACGACAGGTGAAGTAACAGGAGTAGGGCTCCATATAAATTATGGCAAATGTTGCAGTCCAGGATTTACTGCAAATCCATTATCAGCCTCATGTGGCTAATAGTGAATAGATTCTGCaaaacaggacaggacaggattCTTTTTGcttcatcatcattcatcataATTGAATAAACATTAAGATATGTTCAGAACTGAAGTCTTAAACTGTACAATGCATtatcagacaaacaaaaaaatctgaacacTTCTAATTTGCCTGCAATTTTTCCTCATAAACTCTaggatgcatttaaaaaataacatttcatgaACTGCAAACATGTCTCTAAATCCACCCAAAATCCATAATTTCAGTGAGATAAAAATATTCCTTAATTTTGCATTAAAACTGTCCTAATCCCTGccttaagaataaaaaaaaaataagaaacaacatttcagtTAATCTCAAGTGATGACAGGATTGCCAATTCATGTTCCAAATGGTAAGAAGATTAAGAcaaatcaattatttaaatCTGTTAGATTAAAATCCTTTGAAAAAACAGGTTATACAGCAGTATAATGATGAGTTTTGCTGCATCTCTCCTGCAGTTATTGAGTCATCTGCTGACCTCAGCAGCACTGTGTCAGACATATTGACTCGGAGGATGCAGGAGCTGGAGCTCCGCAGCCAGCTGGGCACCTCCCCCACCTGGATGTCTGTGTTTGAGGAGAGCAACCCCCAAAGTGCTGGCCGCCCCCGTCCCTGTACCTCTCGCCTATCTGGCCACAGCCCCCGCACCCCTCATCGATTGCCCCGGAGCCCTGTGAGCCCTCACCGCTGCCCACAGCTGGGTCTGCTGTCCTCAGATGCAAGCCTGACCTCAGACAGCGACAGCCACTGCAGCACTAGTCCCTGCTCTCACCACCGTGGCTGGCCCGAGCCTTCTTCAAACTTCTCTCTCTTGTCATCTTCCCCTTCCCGTCTGAGGCCACGCACTCTGTCGCTGGATGCTAAGCTCAGCACCCTTCGAGGGAGGGAGTACGGAGGAGGAGGGACCTTCCAGTGCCCCTGCCAGCCTCCTCCCTCCTCGCTGCTTGCCCCACTCCCCATCTCCTCACGTTCACCTGGGTCACAGCGCAGCACACAGA
This sequence is a window from Siniperca chuatsi isolate FFG_IHB_CAS linkage group LG5, ASM2008510v1, whole genome shotgun sequence. Protein-coding genes within it:
- the rtkna gene encoding rhotekin isoform X5, whose translation is MRDGACKLLAACSQKDQALEAAKSLQTCSTRIMAYMSELQRMKEAQVMQKVTRRSSDAGPMEDRLPCKGKVAISDLRIPLMWKDTEYFKNKGELHRCAVFCLLQLGGEIFDTDMVIVDRTLTDICFDNTIVFNEASPGFELRVELYSCCSEDDYSAGSTPRKLASKLSSSLGRSAGKKLRAAMEPGPCSPISNGGAAPLLLPVPSVPGPKYHLLAHTTLSLLHVQDSFRTHDLTISGNEECSYWLPLYGSMCCRLAAQPHCMTQQMMSGCLKVKQLGGDHQSWTKVHGVLKGTSLFCYHQPEDVEANVEPAFTIAINKETRIRASEKDPHSKVQNICISNQYGGEEVTHTLTTDSREDTHRWMEAFWQHFYDMSQWKQCCDDLMKIELPSPRKPAPVTPKQGSLYHEMVIESSADLSSTVSDILTRRMQELELRSQLGTSPTWMSVFEESNPQSAGRPRPCTSRLSGHSPRTPHRLPRSPVSPHRCPQLGLLSSDASLTSDSDSHCSTSPCSHHRGWPEPSSNFSLLSSSPSRLRPRTLSLDAKLSTLRGREYGGGGTFQCPCQPPPSSLLAPLPISSRSPGSQRSTQTTLSCSSSTSSNSSSNSEGSHSPESSEGAPFSRPSPARRSLRNLRARLDPRNWLQSQV
- the rtkna gene encoding rhotekin isoform X2 → MFCRNQTARATVARGSALEMEIRRGKFRKSVFLDTSQDSDIQKKIDHEIRMRDGACKLLAACSQKDQALEAAKSLQTCSTRIMAYMSELQRMKEAQVMQKVTRRSSDAGPMEDRLPCKGKVAISDLRIPLMWKDTEYFKNKGELHRCAVFCLLQLGGEIFDTDMVIVDRTLTDICFDNTIVFNEASPGFELRVELYSCCSEDDYSAGSTPRKLASKLSSSLGRSAGKKLRAAMEPGPCSPISNGGAAPLLLPVPSVPGPKYHLLAHTTLSLLHVQDSFRTHDLTISGNEECSYWLPLYGSMCCRLAAQPHCMTQQMMSGCLKVKLGGDHQSWTKVHGVLKGTSLFCYHQPEDVEANVEPAFTIAINKETRIRASEKDPHSKVQNICISNQYGGEEVTHTLTTDSREDTHRWMEAFWQHFYDMSQWKQCCDDLMKIELPSPRKPAPVTPKQGSLYHEMVIESSADLSSTVSDILTRRMQELELRSQLGTSPTWMSVFEESNPQSAGRPRPCTSRLSGHSPRTPHRLPRSPVSPHRCPQLGLLSSDASLTSDSDSHCSTSPCSHHRGWPEPSSNFSLLSSSPSRLRPRTLSLDAKLSTLRGREYGGGGTFQCPCQPPPSSLLAPLPISSRSPGSQRSTQTTLSCSSSTSSNSSSNSEGSHSPESSEGAPFSRPSPARRSLRNLRARLDPRNWLQSQV
- the rtkna gene encoding rhotekin isoform X1; protein product: MFCRNQTARATVARGSALEMEIRRGKFRKSVFLDTSQDSDIQKKIDHEIRMRDGACKLLAACSQKDQALEAAKSLQTCSTRIMAYMSELQRMKEAQVMQKVTRRSSDAGPMEDRLPCKGKVAISDLRIPLMWKDTEYFKNKGELHRCAVFCLLQLGGEIFDTDMVIVDRTLTDICFDNTIVFNEASPGFELRVELYSCCSEDDYSAGSTPRKLASKLSSSLGRSAGKKLRAAMEPGPCSPISNGGAAPLLLPVPSVPGPKYHLLAHTTLSLLHVQDSFRTHDLTISGNEECSYWLPLYGSMCCRLAAQPHCMTQQMMSGCLKVKQLGGDHQSWTKVHGVLKGTSLFCYHQPEDVEANVEPAFTIAINKETRIRASEKDPHSKVQNICISNQYGGEEVTHTLTTDSREDTHRWMEAFWQHFYDMSQWKQCCDDLMKIELPSPRKPAPVTPKQGSLYHEMVIESSADLSSTVSDILTRRMQELELRSQLGTSPTWMSVFEESNPQSAGRPRPCTSRLSGHSPRTPHRLPRSPVSPHRCPQLGLLSSDASLTSDSDSHCSTSPCSHHRGWPEPSSNFSLLSSSPSRLRPRTLSLDAKLSTLRGREYGGGGTFQCPCQPPPSSLLAPLPISSRSPGSQRSTQTTLSCSSSTSSNSSSNSEGSHSPESSEGAPFSRPSPARRSLRNLRARLDPRNWLQSQV
- the rtkna gene encoding rhotekin isoform X3 — translated: MPVDKLANMEEKLWILEDLNMMYIRQIALSLQDSDIQKKIDHEIRMRDGACKLLAACSQKDQALEAAKSLQTCSTRIMAYMSELQRMKEAQVMQKVTRRSSDAGPMEDRLPCKGKVAISDLRIPLMWKDTEYFKNKGELHRCAVFCLLQLGGEIFDTDMVIVDRTLTDICFDNTIVFNEASPGFELRVELYSCCSEDDYSAGSTPRKLASKLSSSLGRSAGKKLRAAMEPGPCSPISNGGAAPLLLPVPSVPGPKYHLLAHTTLSLLHVQDSFRTHDLTISGNEECSYWLPLYGSMCCRLAAQPHCMTQQMMSGCLKVKQLGGDHQSWTKVHGVLKGTSLFCYHQPEDVEANVEPAFTIAINKETRIRASEKDPHSKVQNICISNQYGGEEVTHTLTTDSREDTHRWMEAFWQHFYDMSQWKQCCDDLMKIELPSPRKPAPVTPKQGSLYHEMVIESSADLSSTVSDILTRRMQELELRSQLGTSPTWMSVFEESNPQSAGRPRPCTSRLSGHSPRTPHRLPRSPVSPHRCPQLGLLSSDASLTSDSDSHCSTSPCSHHRGWPEPSSNFSLLSSSPSRLRPRTLSLDAKLSTLRGREYGGGGTFQCPCQPPPSSLLAPLPISSRSPGSQRSTQTTLSCSSSTSSNSSSNSEGSHSPESSEGAPFSRPSPARRSLRNLRARLDPRNWLQSQV
- the rtkna gene encoding rhotekin isoform X6, with translation MFCRNQTARATVARGSALEMEIRRGKFRKSVFLDTSQDSDIQKKIDHEIRMRDGACKLLAACSQKDQALEAAKSLQTCSTRIMAYMSELQRMKEAQVMQKVTRRSSDAGPMEDRLPCKGKVAISDLRIPLMWKDTEYFKNKGELHRCAVFCLLQLGGEIFDTDMVIVDRTLTDICFDNTIVFNEASPGFELRVELYSCCSEDDYSAGSTPRKLASKLSSSLGRSAGKKLRAAMEPGPCSPISNGGAAPLLLPVPSVPGPKYHLLAHTTLSLLHVQDSFRTHDLTISGNEECSYWLPLYGSMCCRLAAQPHCMTQQMMSGCLKVKQLGGDHQSWTKVHGVLKGTSLFCYHQPEDVEANVEPAFTIAINKETRIRASEKDPHSKVQNICISNQYGGEEVTHTLTTDSREDTHRWMEAFWQHFYDMSQWKQCCDDLMKIELPSPRKPAPVTPKQGSLYHEMAPLATPSCEGLLLQDNAVSAEIRALLSSYYNDSY
- the rtkna gene encoding rhotekin isoform X4, whose amino-acid sequence is MNNSKNQRDSDIQKKIDHEIRMRDGACKLLAACSQKDQALEAAKSLQTCSTRIMAYMSELQRMKEAQVMQKVTRRSSDAGPMEDRLPCKGKVAISDLRIPLMWKDTEYFKNKGELHRCAVFCLLQLGGEIFDTDMVIVDRTLTDICFDNTIVFNEASPGFELRVELYSCCSEDDYSAGSTPRKLASKLSSSLGRSAGKKLRAAMEPGPCSPISNGGAAPLLLPVPSVPGPKYHLLAHTTLSLLHVQDSFRTHDLTISGNEECSYWLPLYGSMCCRLAAQPHCMTQQMMSGCLKVKQLGGDHQSWTKVHGVLKGTSLFCYHQPEDVEANVEPAFTIAINKETRIRASEKDPHSKVQNICISNQYGGEEVTHTLTTDSREDTHRWMEAFWQHFYDMSQWKQCCDDLMKIELPSPRKPAPVTPKQGSLYHEMVIESSADLSSTVSDILTRRMQELELRSQLGTSPTWMSVFEESNPQSAGRPRPCTSRLSGHSPRTPHRLPRSPVSPHRCPQLGLLSSDASLTSDSDSHCSTSPCSHHRGWPEPSSNFSLLSSSPSRLRPRTLSLDAKLSTLRGREYGGGGTFQCPCQPPPSSLLAPLPISSRSPGSQRSTQTTLSCSSSTSSNSSSNSEGSHSPESSEGAPFSRPSPARRSLRNLRARLDPRNWLQSQV